A genomic region of Carassius carassius chromosome 27, fCarCar2.1, whole genome shotgun sequence contains the following coding sequences:
- the LOC132106719 gene encoding Golgi resident protein GCP60-like isoform X2, with translation MATEVQSGDLNSANSSRLEVSIDGLTLSPDSEGEQEQAEASAGQSTGDPELSGDGEEEEGDPASSATIERKWGFHLVELYGLALRFFKEKDGKAFHPTYEDKLRLVALHKQVLLGPYNPDASPEVGFFDVLGNDRRKEWASLGNMEKDEAMLEFVKLLNKCCSLFAPFVASHKIEKEEQERKRREEEEWRRREEEERERLRQEEERRRCEEEERLRREEEERRLLEEERLRVEQQKLQIMAALNAQTTVQFQQYAAQQYPDSPEQQLILIRQLQEQHYQQYMQQLYQVQLAQQQAALQKQQEDAIVLSTLEASEVLVPSAGEEAPTLNGQAESTTDSLEQEPDLEPADEVTENGPTAPSMWTRPQIKDFKEKIRQDVDSVITVGRGEVVTIRVPTHEEGSYLFWEFASDYYDIGFGVFFEWSDSTNASVSVHVSESSDEDEDEEGEGQSEEEKAKKEVGKPQVDEIVPVYRRDCHDEVYAGSHQYPGRGIYLLKFDNSYSLWRSKTVYYRVYYTR, from the exons ATGGCGACAGAGGTTCAGAGCGGCGACCTCAACAGTGCAAATTCAAGCCGGCTCGAAGTTTCTATCGACGGTTTGACTTTGAGCCCGGATTCCGAGGGAGAACAGGAGCAGGCCGAGGCGTCAGCTGGCCAGAGCACTGgagaccctgagctgagcggcgatggggaggaggaggagggcgacCCTGCTAGCAGCGCTACGATCGAGAGGAAATGGGGCTTTCATTTAGTCGAGCTCTACGGACTGGCGCTCAGATTCTTTAAAG AGAAAGATGGAAAAGCCTTCCACCCGACCTATGAGGATAAACTCCGTCTGGTAGCCCTCCATAAGCAAGTGTTGCTGGGCCCTTACAACCCAGATGCTTCCCCTGAGGTGGGATTCTTCGATGTGCTGGGAAATGACCGCAG aaaggAATGGGCATCTTTGGGCAACATGGAGAAGGATGAGGCCATGCTGGAGTTTGTAAAGCTGTTGAACAAATGTTGTAGTTTATTTGCACCTTTCGTCGCGTCACACAAGATTGAAAAGGAGGAGCAAGAGCGAAAGAG GAGGGAGGAAGAGGAATGGCGGCGTAGAGAGGAAGAGGAGCGTGAGCGACTGCGGCAGGAGGAAGAGAGACGCAGATGTGAGGAAGAGGAAAGGttgaggagagaagaggaggagagaagaCTACTTGAGGAGGAACGACTCCGTGTAGAGCAACAGAA GCTGCAGATCATGGCTGCATTGAATGCACAGACAACGGTGCAGTTCCAGCAGTATGCAGCGCAGCAGTACCCTGACAGTCCTGAGCAGCAGCTCATCCTCATTCGACAGCTGCAGGAGCAGCACTATCAGCAGTACATGCAGCAGCTGTATCAGGTGCAGCTCGCTCAGCagcag GCTGCCCTGCAGAAACAGCAGGAGGATGCTATTGTGTTGTCTACATTAGAGGCCAGTGAGGTGTTAGTGCCTTCTGCTGGAGAGGAGGCTCCCACGCTGAATGGCCAGGCTGAGTCCACTACTGACAGCTTAGAACAAGAGCCAGACCTGGAGCCTGCAGACGAGGTCACTGAGAATGGACCCACTG CCCCCTCCATGTGGACCCGGCCACAGATAAAAGACTTTAAAGAGAAGATCCGTCAGGATGTGGACTCTGTGATCACAGTGGGCCGGGGGGAAGTGGTGACCATCCGGGTTCCCACCCATGAGGAGGGCTCCTATCTCTTCTGGGAGTTTGCCAGTGACTATTATGACATTGGCTTTGGAGTCTTCTTTGAATGGAGTGACTCTACTAACGCATCGGTCAGCGTGCATGTCAGCGAGTCTAGTGACGAAGACGAGGATGAAGAAG GTGAAGGCCAGTCTGAGGAGGAGAAAGCCAAGAAAGAGGTTGGGAAACCACAGGTGGATGAGATAGTGCCGGTGTACCGGCGGGACTGTCATGATGAGGTGTACGCGGGGAGTCACCAGTATCCCGGCCGTGGCATATACTTGCTCAAGTTTGACAACTCCTACTCGCTCTGGAGGTCTAAAACCGTCTACTACAGAGTATATTACACCAGATAA
- the LOC132106719 gene encoding Golgi resident protein GCP60-like isoform X1, translated as MATEVQSGDLNSANSSRLEVSIDGLTLSPDSEGEQEQAEASAGQSTGDPELSGDGEEEEGDPASSATIERKWGFHLVELYGLALRFFKEKDGKAFHPTYEDKLRLVALHKQVLLGPYNPDASPEVGFFDVLGNDRRKEWASLGNMEKDEAMLEFVKLLNKCCSLFAPFVASHKIEKEEQERKRREEEEWRRREEEERERLRQEEERRRCEEEERLRREEEERRLLEEERLRVEQQKLQIMAALNAQTTVQFQQYAAQQYPDSPEQQLILIRQLQEQHYQQYMQQLYQVQLAQQQAALQKQQEDAIVLSTLEASEVLVPSAGEEAPTLNGQAESTTDSLEQEPDLEPADEVTENGPTDSPPVIAAPSMWTRPQIKDFKEKIRQDVDSVITVGRGEVVTIRVPTHEEGSYLFWEFASDYYDIGFGVFFEWSDSTNASVSVHVSESSDEDEDEEGEGQSEEEKAKKEVGKPQVDEIVPVYRRDCHDEVYAGSHQYPGRGIYLLKFDNSYSLWRSKTVYYRVYYTR; from the exons ATGGCGACAGAGGTTCAGAGCGGCGACCTCAACAGTGCAAATTCAAGCCGGCTCGAAGTTTCTATCGACGGTTTGACTTTGAGCCCGGATTCCGAGGGAGAACAGGAGCAGGCCGAGGCGTCAGCTGGCCAGAGCACTGgagaccctgagctgagcggcgatggggaggaggaggagggcgacCCTGCTAGCAGCGCTACGATCGAGAGGAAATGGGGCTTTCATTTAGTCGAGCTCTACGGACTGGCGCTCAGATTCTTTAAAG AGAAAGATGGAAAAGCCTTCCACCCGACCTATGAGGATAAACTCCGTCTGGTAGCCCTCCATAAGCAAGTGTTGCTGGGCCCTTACAACCCAGATGCTTCCCCTGAGGTGGGATTCTTCGATGTGCTGGGAAATGACCGCAG aaaggAATGGGCATCTTTGGGCAACATGGAGAAGGATGAGGCCATGCTGGAGTTTGTAAAGCTGTTGAACAAATGTTGTAGTTTATTTGCACCTTTCGTCGCGTCACACAAGATTGAAAAGGAGGAGCAAGAGCGAAAGAG GAGGGAGGAAGAGGAATGGCGGCGTAGAGAGGAAGAGGAGCGTGAGCGACTGCGGCAGGAGGAAGAGAGACGCAGATGTGAGGAAGAGGAAAGGttgaggagagaagaggaggagagaagaCTACTTGAGGAGGAACGACTCCGTGTAGAGCAACAGAA GCTGCAGATCATGGCTGCATTGAATGCACAGACAACGGTGCAGTTCCAGCAGTATGCAGCGCAGCAGTACCCTGACAGTCCTGAGCAGCAGCTCATCCTCATTCGACAGCTGCAGGAGCAGCACTATCAGCAGTACATGCAGCAGCTGTATCAGGTGCAGCTCGCTCAGCagcag GCTGCCCTGCAGAAACAGCAGGAGGATGCTATTGTGTTGTCTACATTAGAGGCCAGTGAGGTGTTAGTGCCTTCTGCTGGAGAGGAGGCTCCCACGCTGAATGGCCAGGCTGAGTCCACTACTGACAGCTTAGAACAAGAGCCAGACCTGGAGCCTGCAGACGAGGTCACTGAGAATGGACCCACTG ACTCTCCCCCTGTAATAGCAGCCCCCTCCATGTGGACCCGGCCACAGATAAAAGACTTTAAAGAGAAGATCCGTCAGGATGTGGACTCTGTGATCACAGTGGGCCGGGGGGAAGTGGTGACCATCCGGGTTCCCACCCATGAGGAGGGCTCCTATCTCTTCTGGGAGTTTGCCAGTGACTATTATGACATTGGCTTTGGAGTCTTCTTTGAATGGAGTGACTCTACTAACGCATCGGTCAGCGTGCATGTCAGCGAGTCTAGTGACGAAGACGAGGATGAAGAAG GTGAAGGCCAGTCTGAGGAGGAGAAAGCCAAGAAAGAGGTTGGGAAACCACAGGTGGATGAGATAGTGCCGGTGTACCGGCGGGACTGTCATGATGAGGTGTACGCGGGGAGTCACCAGTATCCCGGCCGTGGCATATACTTGCTCAAGTTTGACAACTCCTACTCGCTCTGGAGGTCTAAAACCGTCTACTACAGAGTATATTACACCAGATAA
- the ccr6a gene encoding C-C chemokine receptor type 6a: MENDYSSELEDAYNGLVEPCSMESKVMLENFLQLFVHPIICFVGFIGNALVIMTYALYKRTKSMTDVYLLNVAIADILFVVALPLIIYSEQYGWSMGNLSCKLLRGIYSVNLYSGMLLLACISGDRYLAIVQARRSYRLRSSTLLYSHLVCAVVWLSALLLSLPTFMFYERYQAGPSESSMWNITDSEDGPYVCFFKFQSNETARVMKTVVPSSQVALGFFLPLLIMGFCYSSVIVTLLRAKNFQRHKAVRVVLTVVLVFVVCHMPYNLALLFYTINMFQEQECSFEESIGLTMIITRSLAYLHACLNPLLYAFIGVNFRNHFQKILRDIWCLGKNYMSARRSSRATTEIYITMRRSMDGSYNENGTSFTM, encoded by the coding sequence ATGGAGAATGATTACAGCAGTGAATTAGAAGATGCGTATAATGGATTGGTGGAGCCATGTTCGATGGAGAGCAAAGTGATGCTTGAAAACTTCCTCCAGTTATTTGTTCACCCTATCATTTGTTTTGTTGGTTTTATTGGCAATGCTCTCGTAATCATGACATACGCTCTCTACAAGCGGACCAAGTCCATGACTGATGTGTATCTGCTGAACGTGGCCATCGCTGACATCCTGTTTGTGGTGGCACTGCCTTTGATTATCTACAGCGAGCAGTATGGGTGGTCCATGGGGAACTTGTCTTGCAAGCTTCTGCGTGGCATCTACAGTGTCAACCTCTACAGCGGCATGCTGCTCCTGGCCTGCATCAGCGGCGATCGCTACCTTGCCATCGTACAGGCACGCCGGTCTTACCGGCTGCGTTCAAGCACTCTGCTTTACAGCCACCTGGTCTGTGCAGTAGTCTGGTTGTCAGCCCTGCTCTTGTCCCTTCCTACCTTCATGTTTTATGAGCGCTACCAAGCCGGCCCATCTGAATCCAGCATGTGGAACATTACTGACAGTGAAGATGGGCCATATGTctgcttttttaaatttcagtCAAATGAAACGGCACGTGTGATGAAAACTGTGGTTCCCAGCTCTCAGGTTGCATTGGGTTTCTTCTTGCCGCTGCTGATCATGGGATTCTGTTACTCAAGCGTCATTGTCACCCTCCTTCGGGCAAAGAACTTTCAGAGACACAAGGCAGTGCGTGTGGTCCTCACTGTGGTCCTTGTGTTTGTGGTCTGCCATATGCCTTATAATTTAGCACTGTTGTTTTATACCATCAACATGTTTCAAGAGCAGGAATGCAGCTTCGAGGAGTCCATCGGATTGACCATGATCATAACGAGAAGCCTGGCGTATCTGCACGCTTGTCTCAATCCCCTGCTGTACGCCTTCATTGGGGTTAATTTCAGAAACCACTTCCAGAAGATCTTACGGGACATCTGGTGCTTGGGGAAGAACTACATGTCAGCAAGACGGTCTTCACGGGCCACCACTGAAATTTACATTACAATGCGGCGCTCTATGGATGGATCATACAAtgaaaatggcacttcatttaCCATGTGA